The DNA segment GTACAGACTAGATGGAATGGAACATTATGCCCATAGAGAAGTGAGGAATCTAAACCATCACTTTCTATTGGTTTGTATCTTTTGCAACTTTATCAAATAAAAGAATTTGCTATTTCATATCAACACACTACTTCATAAAAGTCCTTTTTCGCCTTTTTTACAGCATTGCCAGACGACCTTATCAAACTCGCCAAAGATATTAAGCCTATTGTTGAAAtacaacaaaaaggaaatgaCTTTGTTGTGACATCAAAAACACCCAAGCAATCTGTAACTAACTCATTTACGCTTGGAAAAGAAGCTGACATTACTACTATGGATGGCAGAAAGCTAAAGGTAATGTATTTCAGGAATGGTTTCATCTCTTTATTCATCCTTATACTTCAGTTTCTGTGTATGAATGAAACTTCAAGAGCatacatttctttcatttcaacaAACAGAAAAGTTTCTTCTAAAACTCTTATTAAAATGGTCTGGTGTCCAGTTTAATTAGCAGATGTGATGATGAAACACCGGTAgaatttatttcccatttatGTAGCCCTCTACTTATTCTAATTGAATTccaaaatctaaatttttttatcatttttaaatcTGCTTCACCAGTGTACTGTGAACATGGTAAACGGGAAGCTTGTGTGCAAATCAGACAAATTCTCTCACGAGCAAGAAATTAAAGGAAGTGAAATGGTGGAGGTAAGTGTGAGAAAACAATGGCACgttaagaaaaatactgaaggaaaaaatgttctgTGTTGATCAGCTCTTAGTGTAGGCTCAATACTTTAAACAAATCCTGGCCCCAAAATCCTTACAGGTGACTTTTAGTATTTCAAACTTAGTGCAGTTAATGGAAAATACTATTCTTGTCCTTTATTATTCCAGTTTCTTATTTAAACCAATTGCCTTAGATGACTCTCCTTTAAACATTGCTCATATATTTAAGGCATCCTGCTCAACAAATCTTTTTATTAATTACTACCCTGGGGCCAATTCTAGGCACTGAAGTGTGAAGGGCTTTCACTGCTGAGCGTGTTGCAGAAAGACTCCTTATAAATTCCTCTATATTACTATAGCAGTGTTTCCACCCGTAGCTTTATCCACAGCAATGGCTCTGGACAGTAAAGGCTGAGTCAAACCTGAAAATTTACAATTGTAGTTCTGCCCACAACTCTTCAAAGTTCTTTAGTTAGTTTTAAATTGTTTGGTACTGACCAAGAGCTTTTCTCTATAGAGTAAAGCTCATTTGGCTTCTAGAAAGTGTCCACTTGGGTAAATACTGCTGCAAGAGTTACAGCTAACTGCATTAAAGTTACATGGTTTGGATGTGCAATTTCCTAAGATCTTTTTAAATATCTCAAACTACTTTTGTAACAGCAAGTAAGCAAAACACCAGGCAAAAGAACCCATTATTTTTTGGGACAGTGGATTTCTGTTACAGGAAGCATGACTTTCTTGTAATATCTATGATAGTTCTTAAAACAGAGGGATAAAAGGCAGTTGATTAAGGCATTTGTATTCAGATCTTCCATCTTCAGAACTAGTTCTGTAAAAAAATTCTCCTTGGAATGCATGTTATACACATATTTATAAGCACGTactgtaaatgtattttcttgtggAATAAGATGGATTTATAATGATTTACGGCAACTTGTAGCCATTTAGCTATAAACAGATTTCCTAAAGTCTAAATGAAATATACATTATGCGTATTTGTCTTCTACAGACTATGACTTTTGGTGGAGTAACACTTGTCAGAAGAAGCAAGAAAGTTTAAAGACAGATCACCTTCTTTGTGACATCTTTACATACCTAGAATAAAGCGCAGTTTCCACAAGGTGTGATCTTTGTTATCTGAAAAAACAGTACAGAAGATAATTATGGTTTTTGCTCTCCTTTCACACACGTATCACCTCCCATTATTTTAAGACTGTGTTTTCCCCAAGTGCACTTAAGATCCCTTCTATACTCAAAGTGACAGAAGTCTGCCTCCCAGACAACCAAACCTGGACATTAACTGGAACACTATGATTTATCGTAAATCCTTGGGAGCAGACAAAAGCTGATATAAGTTCTTCCTGGTTTCTTATATAATCAGAGAACATATTCAGCTTTAGTTCCTTTGTCTAATAAAGTTTGGTCTTCTACTAAAAACCCTTTCTCTGTAACTGAGCCAGCAAAGAACAATTAGACATTTATTTAGCTGATCTGCACCACGTGTCTGTAACAGGAATAGAAACAGTAATATTTCAAAAGCTATGAAGTATTTAACAGTCCTAAACAATTACGAAGTAATAATAGGAATGGCTGCCCTTAAACTGAAGTACACGAGAGTACGATTAAACAAAAATGAGGCACTACAAGAGCAAAGGGAATTAAATGTTCTTCCAATTTGCAACATACTCCCAATATCTGCTTGTCACAGTTCAAGTTTGTGAAGCTCAAGTGCAACTAAACTGTTTATGTTCAGATTACGTGTCTCTACTGAAGCATAAAATGCACAAGACCCATGCCTACAACCATTTCTCTATTCACTGCTGATTAAATCCTACTGTTGTATTCCCAGTCCTATTTCATACTTATTTAAGTCACTGCAGATTTGTTAGAACTGGTCTTGGGTGTAAGACCTCCATGAAGAAAATGTTGCTAGACTCATTATGCCTTTTAAAATCTTCATGGGGATCTTTTATTCCAATTAAGAGTGCTGAGCCTACGTCTTCCTACCCGAGGAGCAGGGCAGTTTGTGAGGGAGGAGGTTGTGTTTTAGTTAATAACACTTGCAACGTGATATAAGCAGTTTGGGAAGTGTATTCTTATTCCGGGATAAGGCTGGTCCTCACGGCGAGTTATACTGGCATAtattctgcgctcgtgagaccccacgtggaatactgtgtccagctttggagtcctcaacacaggaaggacatggacctgttggaacgggtccagcagagggccacaaagatgatcagagggctggagcacctcccctgtgaagacagactgaaagagctggggttgttcagcctggagaagagaaggctccggggagacctcatagcagccttccaatatctggaagggagcctacaggagagccggagagggactctttgtcaggaagtgtagtgacaggacaaggagtaatggttttaaattggaagaggggagatttagattagatgttaggaagaaattctttcctgtgagggtggtgaggcactggaacaggttgcccagggaagctgtggctgccccatccctggaagtgttcaaggccaggctggatggggctttgagcaacctgctctagtggaggtgtccctgcccatggcaggggggttggaactcgatgatctttaaggtcccttccaactctaaccattctatgattctatgattcgataaCGGTGCCAAATATCGTGTTCATTCTGCTTCCCAGGTGGCTCTGCTGCTAAGTAGACTTTTGCAGACTAAATTCAATTCCATGTGAGTTACACATAAATAAGATCAACAGAACAGAAATCAAGACACTGGTAAAACTCCAGGAGAAGGCTGCTTTAAAGCctctgtactgaaaaaaaaaagccatataagAGTTTCAAACACTTCTGTTTGGGAGTTGCTGGGTAACTGCTGCTAACTACAGAGTGAAACACGACAAAACAGAGCACAGTTTTCCAACAGTAAATTCACTGCAAGTCTTCAATGACCAAATGCTGTATCGGTAAATTGTAGGATACAAAATAAGAGACCCTTCAGGTTTAGAGACCATTCATTACTCTGAACACTACACTTTTAAAACCTGTTACAAAACAATTGCTTCTGATACATTGTGACATAAAATGGGACCGATGTTAAAACAAAATGCATatgaatttgtttgcttttagaaGAAACATGAAGGTCTTATTTTGGTTCAATGACTACTTAAATATTCCCGGCTTTGTTGACATAATCTGCCTTGCAAACTCGCTTCTTCCCTATTCAACCCCTTAACAAAGTCCAATCTTAATACATGACAACTGGTATACAAAGGTGGTTTAACTTAAAGACTGTAGCTACTACATACTAAAACCACACTAATCCTATACAGAAGTTAAACTATTGCTAAGCCATTTTAATTTGAAGGCACTAAAAATTCTTAAAAGAATATTTCACCTTACTTCACAATTGCGGTGACTTAGTATTTCCAACAACTGTGCTAATCTTTTCGATCCAAGGGTAATATTCTTCTGCCACAGGGAATCTCAGATTTAGATGAAATACTCAGTGCAGTTCCTTACGTGAAGCAGTCAAAACCTGAAGGATTTTCATCAGACTGAGAACCTTGCCCCACTGCCCAAAGTAATCGATCCTTTCTGGATGACAAACTCTTACAGGTTTGGATGATAGCACTGGATTCACTCTTCCACAAAaccaaggcattttttttccacaaaggacTTCATGAGAGTATTTATAATCTTATTTGGATCTTGTTCAAAACTCTTCCAGTTTGAGAAGCTCTGAAAGGGTAATCCTGGCACAAAGTATTTCTACCCATCACCATCACTCTTTGGTGATTCCATTGTTTTTCAGAACATCTATGGAAGGaattttttctgctttggtgTAGCTGCTTTGTGTCACACACTCCCACCATAATTTCAGTCTCTAATGTGCTTTCTTGGCTTGATTTTCATGTTCTTTTGATGACTTGTGTAATCAGATCTGTGTATATATATCGCACAAGGTAACAAACTCAACCTGCTGGTAGCATACTTAGCACAGAATAATGTTAACTGTAAATATTAAATGCAGAAAACATTGCCAGAGACCCTGGACACAGACCACTGAGCATACAAccacagtaattttcttttttttttttttggatgagcAGCATATATAGTTGACATACACCTCCTGTGTCAGTGATCGAACTTGTCATTCAAAACCCGTAGAAATGTCAGGCAATTCCGAGTGTGAGATTGCCGGGATATGAACAGCAGGGTCCACCCACAAGAGTTTTCAttcatattcagaaaaaaaaaaaaaaagcgaaaatACGCTAGTGACAGACATCAGGTCTTTCTCTCCCATCTGCAGTTCACTGAAAATTCCTCACAGCAGCAAAGATGCAGAGACGCTGCTTTATTGAACCCTTCATCGTCTCACCTGTAACTGTTCAGTCACAGATCTGCCATTTATCTGCCTATAAATGTTGGTGACTCACACATTAAGGCGTTAAGAAATAATCTCTCTACCCGCCTACTTTATTGTTCTCATCTCACGAATGGCTTTAGTAAAAAAGGGCCGGTCTTTTGCAAATACCGCTGCTCTACAACTGTCCAATGAAAAGTCCTGGGGCACAACAGCCATCGGTGATGGGGCCACAGCACAGTGATCCCTCAAGCCACAGGAAAAGGCCCTTCATAAAAGTATTTATAATCTTATCTGGATCTTGTTCAAATCTGTTCCATTTCCAGTTGGAAAGGGCGACCCTGGCAGCAAGTATTTCTACCCGTCACCAAACTCCACAAAGACCAACAGGTCGCTGTGCTGGCCGACTGCACAGGAGCGAGCCATGGCGCTGAGAGGCGACCACGGGAGGCCGAAGGGACCCTCTTCCCTCACGGCCGGCGCCCGCCCTCCATCTTGCCCGCGCGAGGAGAGCCGCTCGCGCGCTTCCCCCTCTTTCGGCGGGAAAGGCGCGCGGCCGCGGAGGCGGAGCAGGGCGCATGCGCAGCGGGCGCGGGTGTGGGGGGGACGCGCCCACTCGGGGAGTGCGCGCTCTGCGCCTGCGCGCGTTCCGCGGCGGGTAGAGGGCGCATGCGCAGTGAGCGCAGGTCCGCTTTTGGCGCCGGCAGTTTCTCCCTGTGTTTCCCTCCTCGCGCCGAGCTCTCGCCGGAAGCCCCGCGGGAAGTCTCGCGagaggcggcgggcgggcggcggtggcGCTGCGTGCAGCTCCGGAGGGTCGCCTCAGCCGCTCGCCTCCCCGCAGCGCCTGGGCCCGGCCTGCCGCTCGCTGcttctcttccccctccagccgccgccgccatgtCCCGTTACCTGCGACCCCCCAACACCTCGCTCTTCGTGCGGAACGTGGCCGACGACACCCGGTGAGTGGGGGCGGGCGCCAGCGGGGCGCGGGGGCTGCGCAGGCTTTGGCGGGCTCGCTAGGCCGCGCGGGCGGCAGCCGCCGGAGGGGCGCGGGGGCCCTCACGGGgcgagggaaggggagggggcgaGGCCGgcctgctgccttctgctgctttACCTTTCTCCCCGCCTTCCCTTCCCGCGCCCTTCtccattttcctctccctcctcgccatgctgctctccttccctcctctccacgAGCATCGGTTTCAAAACAAACGTCCAGAAAGAACAAAGGTGGGCCGGAAGAAAGTGAAACTCTCCTACCCGCGGTTGAGTTTGTCCAGCGGGAGATAGAGGCGGGATTTGCAAGCCCGCTTGAGGGATAGCTGCCTGTGCCCCTCAGCGATGCTCAGCAGCCGCTGGAGAGGGGAATGCTCTTTTGAAATACAGCGGTTGTTACTAGAAGGGCGACAACAGCGCCTTTGCTGTGGGTGTCCCCAAAATTCTTGGCGTCGTTAGTTCCGTTAGTATGGTAATTGCTGCCAGCTCGGGTGGAATGCTGCTGCATTAACGGTTATGTATGGTGTCCTCTTATGACACTCACTGtaaagtggggggggggacacgatgCTTTTTCTCCGTAATAATTGTATTGTAGCAAAATCCCGTAAGGATTAAATATGTGCAGCAACTTAGTGAAGCAACTTTTCACAGCGAATTGAAGTAATTGAAAAGTGGTTATTGAACAGGTTCTTATTTAATGCTTGGGTATTTTTAATAAACTACTAGACTTCtccatttctgttttgcagtttATCGTGTCCCTTTTGTGTTTTGTCAGCTGTGAAACATAGAGCATATTCGTATAGAATACATACGTGAATTAGAGCCCTCTTTTGTTGTTAATTATTGTAGAATTTGTATGAGGGTCCCTGTAAGGTCTAGTAGTATAAAATGCAAGCATGAGTTTTTAAGCTTGCTACCTGGGCAGCTTGCACCAAAGTCGTTCAGGAAATAACAGTACCATTGGTGCGACAGAATGAATTAGAAACCTTGTTGTAGTCAAAAGTGTAACtagctttaaattaattttttttttttttcaacgaatttttctttcctctttctggtaGTTTATTTTACTGTCAGAACAATCAGGGAGGACTGTTGcttccaaacattttaaaataatgtgggTCCTTTTGAGGCTATCACCATAAGCTTGTGATTAGACAGTACATTCTTCTTAGAGTTGGTTTCATTATGAGATGTTGATGTTGGTCATCGTAGTTGCCTTCTGTCGTCATTGACTATATGCACTCCAGATTCTTTCCCGACtgatgagagagagaaatgaataGTAGTAACTCTTTTATACCACATAAATATGGCATTACATCAGTCTTTCTCATACAGGTTATTGTCCTCAAATGACACAAAAATACATGTAAAGAAGCTGATGTGATTAAGAAACCTCTCTGTTGAGGAGACAGTAGTTGTTCCAAGTATAGTTACAGTTCTGTTCAACAGTTTTTTGTGCTCAGCTCTCTTAAAGCCACCTCCTCGGAAAAGCTATCCTAAGGGCATGAATGGTTGCTCACTcaagttttgttctgtttgatGTGGTTGTAAGTATTGATTATTCTATGGAAATGAGTTTGTGTGACTGGTTTATTCTCGTACTCTTCGTTTGGATCTTACGGTTGATGTCTGCGTGTTGCAAAATCATTGTCAAGAGTTACATGAGGTACTTAAATAACAATAATTCTTAGGTCTGTCTTTTCACTTTCTGCCCACCTCTGCTAGTACATCCTGCATTGAATTGACTAATGCCTCGCTTTTCAGTTTACACTTCTATTGTAGAGAGATGCTGAACACTGGTTTCCAAATGCCAGGGTGTATCTCAAGCATCCTGAGTGTTGAGTGTTTTGGAAAAGCCTCGTGTGTTCCTTAACAATGAACTGCccaaaggcttttttccccaaaaaatgttTTGCTACATGCATCCTCTACCAACTGCTTTCAGAAAGATGGGTGGTCATATTATTgtagatttttaaatgttttaaattactattattttttatttggtggATGTTTTTGTAACACCTTAAATAGTGAAAAAACATATAAGATATTTGTGATATTCTAGGTCTGAAGACTTGCGCCGTGAATTTGGTCGTTATGGGCCTATAGTTGATGTATACGTTCCACTTGACTTCTACACTCGTCGTCCCAGAGGATTTGCTTATGTTCAATATCCTTTCTTCAGATGGCTGATTAGTGAGGGGTGTTGAAGTTTGAAATTCAAGTTTGTGTAAGAGGTAACAAATctaaatgaaaaagcagtttaCTTTTGTGTTGTATCTAATAAGTGTCTTACTTATATTGTGGTGTTTCATTATTTTTGAAGATTAACTTCTCTCAAttgttctttgcctttttgcAAAACTTAAGTCCAGTAATATAAAAGCTTGCTTATGTCACTGAAATTAATACTAtatgatttaaatgaaaatttatcaCTGACTCAAAATTGTCTAGCACGTTTTTATTATCACTGGTATGTAAGTAAACTTGTGCTTAGCAAACTGTGGCTGGTATTCATTGTTAATTTAACAAATGGAAACtggaatcacttgatcaaaatcAGATTGTATAAAAAATGAGGTGAAGTTCTTTCTTTAATATTGTCCCCTAATTTACTGTCCTCTGTTGTTGCCTCAGAATGTAAAGCTGTACAGTAATGGCGACCCCAAAGAGAAAGCATGAAAGAACCTTTAGAGTAGAGTTCAACAATTAAGGCAAGTAGACAAGCCAAAGACCTCTTAAGGATCAGGCTTGAAGAGAAGGGAgagtttgggaaaagaaaaaataaagaaaagctggaAGAAGGACAAGCCATAATGGGAGACAAAGCTTCGCTTTATCTGCAAAAGGGGGAAAAGGTTGTTTTTCAAAGTAAAAGATAAAGCCATCTGTCATTTTTGGCCAAGCATCTCATGACAAGTCCTTCTGACAAGCACTTAAAGAGTTAAAGGTCAAGATGAAGTTGAATGGTGGCCAAGATTAAAGGAGTCATACCTGATGTATCCTACAGAataacagcttttcttctgtttgtcaCGTAAGCAGTAATTTGATGAATGATTCTGGTTTAGTCCATTGACAAAACCTGTAATATTTCTCTTGTGAGTGCTACTGTAACTGTGGTCTTGAGTGAAAGTGCATTCGTTCTTGGTTTATCAAGCTATATACCTACAACACGATAGTTTATTTTCTGCTTAGATGATGCTGCTGATGAACTGAGTTGCTACAAGGAGAAAGGCAATTTGTTCTTTCAGGTCACGTAGCTGGAAGGTGGTGTGTGAATTACAGTAGTGGTCAGTATTGCAGATTAAAATTAGTAATGTCTTTGTTACTGAACATCTGGCCTGACTGAGAGTGGAAGGATTTTAGTGTATGCTTTTATCTCGGGCTGTTGAAGGTCTGCATACGTGTCCATGGCATTACAGAATTTAAACTTAAAGTCAGTTGGTGAAAAAATGGAGAGCTTTATCCCAATCCTAAAATTAATAGACACGTGTTAAATTTACTGTTGGTATGCCTAAAGTAATTTAAGAACAAG comes from the Numenius arquata chromosome 21, bNumArq3.hap1.1, whole genome shotgun sequence genome and includes:
- the LOC141474247 gene encoding fatty acid-binding protein, liver, which encodes MTTESPRFPADITALNCLITSIMAFNGTWQVYAQENYEAFLKALALPDDLIKLAKDIKPIVEIQQKGNDFVVTSKTPKQSVTNSFTLGKEADITTMDGRKLKCTVNMVNGKLVCKSDKFSHEQEIKGSEMVETMTFGGVTLVRRSKKV